A region of Candidatus Paceibacterota bacterium DNA encodes the following proteins:
- a CDS encoding nucleoside-diphosphate kinase: MPQQLAYVIVTPYSLHKSRTGGILSRLTSRTGCELVAARMFAPSAELVKKYAEQTISADDPQDRRIQELIYDYILRNLSPDPKTGRRRRVMVLLFQGEDAVRKTRSVVGNVGPDRRVGETIRDTYGDLITDENDKLRYFEPAVLAAPTPDEAEQKLKLWAEYSDSDGGVVEDVITYQPGEKAQRTLVLLKPENFRFATGRPGNMIDFFSRTGLYIVGVKVHRMSVAQALQFYGPVRETLRTKLKDVVAAKAKAAIEMELGFKLAREQEQQLGEILGPSFGDNQFNNIIRFMSGRAPSECPPGEEHQPGSEKCIALVYEGVGAVGKIRDVLGPTDPSKAPPGSIRREFGQTIMVNAAHASDSEQNARREMGIVNVAENNFRQVIEQFYRKA, encoded by the coding sequence ATGCCCCAGCAACTCGCCTACGTCATCGTCACACCCTATTCCCTCCACAAGTCGCGCACCGGCGGCATCTTGTCCCGCCTGACCAGCCGCACCGGCTGTGAACTGGTCGCCGCGCGCATGTTCGCCCCCAGCGCCGAACTGGTTAAGAAATACGCCGAACAGACCATCTCCGCCGACGACCCCCAGGACCGCCGCATCCAGGAGCTCATTTACGACTACATCCTGCGCAACCTCTCCCCGGACCCCAAGACCGGCCGCCGCCGCCGGGTCATGGTGCTGCTCTTCCAGGGCGAAGACGCCGTGCGCAAGACCCGCTCGGTCGTCGGCAATGTCGGCCCGGACCGGCGTGTCGGCGAGACGATCCGCGATACCTACGGCGACCTGATCACGGACGAAAACGACAAGCTGCGCTACTTCGAGCCGGCGGTGCTCGCCGCGCCCACGCCCGACGAGGCCGAGCAAAAACTCAAGCTCTGGGCCGAGTACTCAGACTCGGACGGCGGCGTCGTGGAAGACGTCATCACTTACCAGCCGGGCGAAAAGGCCCAAAGGACCCTCGTGCTGCTCAAACCGGAGAACTTCCGCTTCGCCACCGGCCGGCCCGGCAACATGATTGACTTCTTCTCCCGCACCGGCCTCTACATCGTCGGCGTCAAAGTCCACCGGATGAGCGTCGCCCAGGCCCTGCAATTCTACGGCCCCGTGCGCGAGACCCTCCGCACCAAACTCAAGGACGTCGTGGCCGCGAAGGCCAAAGCGGCCATCGAGATGGAACTCGGCTTCAAGCTCGCCCGCGAACAGGAACAGCAGCTCGGCGAAATCCTGGGGCCTTCCTTCGGCGACAACCAGTTCAACAACATCATCCGCTTCATGTCCGGCCGGGCCCCCTCCGAGTGCCCGCCAGGCGAAGAACACCAGCCCGGCTCCGAAAAATGCATCGCACTGGTCTATGAAGGCGTCGGCGCCGTGGGCAAAATCCGCGACGTGCTCGGCCCCACTGATCCATCCAAAGCCCCCCCCGGCTCCATCCGCCGCGAATTCGGCCAGACCATCATGGTCAACGCCGCCCACGCCAGCGACTCGGAACAGAACGCCAGGCGCGAAATGGGCATCGTCAACGTCGCCGAGAACAACTTCCGCCAGGTCATCGAGCAGTTTTACCGCAAAGCTTAG
- a CDS encoding long-chain fatty acid--CoA ligase, with the protein MNLAAAFAESVERQPRKIALFWGEREYSYAELWRQSGHIARQLQQKLGVKPGDRVGLWLKNCPEFVPSLFGILRAGAVVVPINNFLKADEVNYILSDAEIDALITDDELGTHHRALEEARPGLRLFRVDQDQGQGTADAGPGPQGMSEPLPTQAEPDLAVIIYTSGTTGRPKGAMLSHGNLLHNVESCRLVLHTIASDRFAVLLPLFHSYMLTVGLLLPLLVGGSVVLVKSLHPVRNVLQEILQRQATVLPAIPQFYRSMVNAPVPVPLPLRLCISGAAPLPAQVLKEFEAKFHIPLIEGYGLSEASPVVTKNPLDGTRKAGSIGPPLPNVQVSIQDDSGRELGPNQIGELCVRGGNVMLGYWKLPTETAKVMRHGWLLTGDIGYHDEDGYFFITDRKKDMLLVNGINVYPREIEEVLYQFPGVKEAAVIGKPDSRKGEQPIAFVAPGDGATLEEKAIQHFLRRKLADYKVPRKVVFLPALPRNATGKILKTALRDLNLPT; encoded by the coding sequence ATGAACTTGGCCGCCGCATTCGCAGAGTCCGTCGAAAGACAGCCCCGGAAGATCGCCCTTTTCTGGGGCGAACGTGAGTATTCGTATGCCGAACTCTGGCGACAATCAGGCCATATCGCCAGGCAGCTCCAGCAGAAGCTTGGGGTCAAACCCGGCGACCGCGTGGGCCTGTGGCTCAAGAACTGCCCCGAATTCGTCCCCTCGCTGTTCGGCATTCTGCGCGCCGGCGCGGTTGTCGTGCCAATCAACAACTTCCTCAAGGCCGACGAGGTCAACTACATCCTCAGCGACGCCGAAATTGACGCGCTGATCACAGACGACGAGCTGGGGACGCATCACCGCGCGCTGGAGGAAGCCCGGCCAGGTTTGAGGCTGTTCCGGGTGGATCAAGACCAGGGGCAAGGAACTGCAGACGCCGGGCCAGGCCCCCAGGGAATGTCCGAGCCACTCCCCACGCAGGCGGAGCCCGACCTGGCGGTGATCATCTACACGTCGGGCACCACCGGCCGGCCGAAGGGAGCAATGCTGTCCCACGGGAACCTCCTGCACAATGTCGAGAGTTGCAGGCTGGTGCTCCACACGATCGCGTCGGACCGGTTTGCGGTGCTGCTGCCCCTGTTCCACAGTTACATGCTCACGGTGGGGCTGCTATTGCCGCTGCTGGTGGGCGGATCGGTCGTCCTGGTCAAGTCCCTCCATCCCGTCCGGAACGTCCTCCAGGAAATCCTCCAGCGGCAAGCCACCGTCCTGCCGGCCATTCCCCAGTTCTACCGCAGCATGGTCAACGCGCCTGTCCCGGTCCCCCTGCCCTTGCGCCTTTGCATCAGCGGCGCCGCGCCCTTGCCCGCGCAGGTACTCAAGGAATTCGAAGCCAAGTTCCACATCCCGCTCATCGAAGGCTACGGCCTGAGCGAAGCCAGCCCCGTCGTCACAAAGAACCCGCTGGACGGCACCCGCAAAGCAGGCTCCATCGGCCCGCCGCTCCCGAACGTCCAGGTCAGCATCCAGGACGACTCCGGGCGCGAGCTGGGGCCCAACCAGATCGGCGAACTATGCGTGCGCGGCGGCAACGTCATGCTCGGCTACTGGAAACTCCCGACAGAGACCGCCAAGGTCATGCGCCATGGCTGGCTCCTGACCGGCGACATCGGCTACCACGACGAGGATGGCTACTTCTTCATCACCGACCGCAAGAAGGACATGCTGCTCGTCAACGGCATCAACGTCTATCCCCGTGAAATCGAGGAGGTGCTTTACCAGTTCCCGGGCGTGAAGGAGGCGGCGGTCATCGGCAAGCCGGACTCGCGCAAAGGCGAACAGCCGATAGCCTTCGTGGCCCCTGGCGACGGCGCGACTCTCGAAGAGAAGGCCATTCAGCACTTCCTGCGACGGAAACTGGCCGATTACAAGGTGCCCCGCAAAGTGGTCTTCCTGCCCGCCCTGCCCCGCAACGCAACCGGCAAAATCCTCAAAACCGCCCTGCGGGACTTGAACCTGCCGACCTGA
- a CDS encoding peptide chain release factor-like protein, with translation MACPGLLAPKANGPQTATAKAAHASSFVVVYFVYFMVNLGYAASMNAYPVGDDKEAQLAQRMAALGVRETDIEENFVRSGGHGGQNVNKTSTCVMLLHRPTGLQIKCQATRHQGLNRFLARRLLLDKIEERRTGRVAAERAQREKIRRQKRRRSRRAKLRILADKARHSSKKEARRRVSAD, from the coding sequence TTGGCTTGCCCTGGCCTGCTCGCGCCAAAGGCGAATGGACCCCAAACCGCCACCGCCAAGGCCGCCCATGCCTCCTCTTTTGTCGTCGTGTATTTCGTGTATTTCATGGTGAACCTTGGCTATGCTGCGAGCATGAATGCCTATCCCGTCGGAGACGACAAAGAAGCCCAACTCGCTCAGCGCATGGCTGCGTTGGGCGTCCGCGAGACGGATATTGAAGAAAACTTCGTCCGCTCGGGCGGGCACGGCGGACAGAACGTCAACAAGACCTCGACCTGCGTCATGTTGCTCCATCGCCCTACGGGCCTCCAGATCAAGTGCCAGGCCACGCGCCACCAGGGGCTCAACCGCTTCCTGGCGCGCCGTCTCCTGCTCGATAAGATCGAGGAGCGGCGCACCGGCCGCGTGGCAGCCGAGCGCGCCCAGCGAGAGAAGATCCGCCGCCAAAAGCGTCGCCGCAGCCGCCGCGCCAAACTGCGCATCCTGGCCGATAAAGCCCGCCATTCCTCCAAAAAGGAGGCCCGGCGCCGCGTCAGCGCCGATTAA
- a CDS encoding TIGR00282 family metallophosphoesterase, protein MKLLFIADIVGQPGRRAVRELLPQLRQQHQLSVVVGNGENSAGGSGITMKTAEELFSAGVDIITCGDHLWDQKEVMGLLESERRFVRPLNYPPGTPGQGSTIFEAQGLPPVAVLNLQGRTFMPPLENPFHAALAEVERLRRTTKLIFVDFHAEATSEKIALGRMLDGQVSAVVGTHTHVQTADEQIFPGGTAFLADGGFTGPHESVLGREIKPIIRRFMTSMPQKFEVAKERVLLQGAVVEIDEHTGHAKAIQRVSQSL, encoded by the coding sequence GTGAAACTGCTGTTCATCGCGGATATCGTAGGGCAACCGGGGCGGCGCGCGGTCAGGGAGCTTCTCCCACAGTTGCGCCAGCAGCATCAGTTGAGCGTGGTGGTAGGCAACGGCGAGAACTCCGCCGGGGGTTCGGGTATTACGATGAAAACGGCCGAGGAGCTCTTTTCGGCCGGGGTGGACATCATTACCTGCGGGGACCATCTCTGGGACCAGAAGGAGGTCATGGGGCTGCTTGAAAGCGAGCGCCGGTTTGTGCGACCATTGAACTATCCGCCCGGGACACCAGGGCAGGGGAGCACGATCTTCGAGGCGCAGGGCTTGCCCCCCGTGGCGGTTCTCAACCTGCAGGGGCGCACCTTCATGCCGCCGCTGGAGAACCCATTTCACGCCGCCTTGGCTGAAGTGGAGCGCCTGCGGCGCACCACCAAGCTCATCTTTGTGGATTTTCATGCGGAGGCGACGTCGGAGAAGATCGCGTTGGGACGGATGCTCGACGGGCAGGTGAGCGCGGTCGTTGGGACGCACACGCACGTCCAGACCGCGGACGAGCAGATTTTCCCCGGCGGCACGGCGTTTCTGGCGGATGGCGGGTTCACCGGGCCGCATGAGAGCGTACTGGGGCGTGAGATTAAGCCGATCATCCGGCGGTTTATGACGAGCATGCCGCAGAAGTTCGAAGTGGCCAAGGAGCGGGTCTTGTTGCAGGGCGCGGTGGTGGAGATTGATGAGCACACGGGGCACGCGAAGGCCATTCAGCGCGTGTCCCAATCCCTTTGA
- the xseA gene encoding exodeoxyribonuclease VII large subunit, with translation MPKPVKLQWDFGELFPAQSHAAQRKVLSVTELTWKIKRLLEQRMGEIWVTGEITNLRLQNSGHIYFTLKDAGAQLSCVLFRGAAQVDRSLLQDGRKVTLQGEVTVYEPRGQYQLRVTKVELQGVGALQAAFEKLKQRLKAEGWFAPERKRPLPRYPQCIGLVTSPTGAAIRDVLHVVKRRNPALEIILAPCRVQGEGAADEIASAIRLLNEFGAAQGTLDLILVTRGGGSLEDLWAFNEEVVARAIFESRLPVVSAVGHEIDFTISDFVADLRAATPSAAAEVITEGVFSSSQFLAESAQRIRQLVGQQMDDRRYELTQTVHRLARVHPRRRLNDWLQRLDDAQASLLRCVKQAARQERLARQSLSDRLARVRPALLLRQRREVLSQLQRRLREETRRQLELWRSGLGMLDARLRLLGPEQVLARGYSITMDGATGKVLRKAGEVKAGQRLKTRLKVGEVFSKAEQ, from the coding sequence ATGCCCAAGCCGGTTAAATTACAGTGGGACTTCGGAGAGCTGTTCCCGGCGCAGTCTCACGCGGCGCAGCGCAAGGTCCTGTCGGTCACCGAACTGACGTGGAAGATCAAACGGCTGCTCGAACAGCGGATGGGCGAGATTTGGGTGACCGGCGAGATTACCAATCTGCGCCTGCAAAACTCCGGCCACATATACTTCACGCTCAAGGACGCAGGGGCGCAGTTAAGCTGCGTGCTGTTCCGGGGCGCGGCTCAGGTGGATCGCTCGTTGTTGCAGGATGGGCGGAAGGTGACTTTGCAGGGGGAGGTGACGGTTTATGAGCCGCGCGGGCAATACCAGTTGCGGGTCACGAAGGTTGAGTTGCAGGGTGTCGGCGCACTGCAGGCGGCCTTTGAAAAACTGAAGCAGCGGCTCAAGGCCGAAGGGTGGTTCGCGCCAGAGCGCAAGCGCCCTTTGCCGCGCTACCCCCAGTGCATCGGCCTGGTGACTTCGCCCACCGGGGCTGCCATCCGGGATGTGCTGCACGTGGTTAAACGGCGGAATCCCGCGCTTGAGATCATACTGGCGCCCTGTCGCGTGCAGGGCGAGGGGGCGGCGGATGAGATCGCCTCGGCCATCAGGTTGCTTAACGAATTTGGTGCTGCCCAGGGGACACTAGACCTGATCCTTGTCACCCGCGGCGGTGGCAGCCTGGAAGACTTGTGGGCCTTCAACGAGGAGGTGGTTGCCCGGGCGATATTTGAGTCCCGCCTGCCGGTCGTCTCGGCGGTCGGGCATGAGATTGACTTTACCATCAGCGACTTCGTGGCCGACCTGCGTGCCGCGACACCTAGCGCCGCGGCGGAGGTCATTACCGAAGGCGTATTCTCCAGCAGCCAGTTTCTGGCTGAATCCGCGCAGCGCATCCGGCAGTTGGTGGGGCAGCAGATGGACGACAGACGTTACGAGCTGACGCAAACCGTTCATCGCCTTGCGCGCGTCCATCCCCGCCGCCGGCTGAACGACTGGCTGCAGCGCCTCGATGACGCGCAGGCGAGCCTGCTGCGCTGCGTGAAACAAGCCGCGCGCCAGGAGCGGCTCGCCCGGCAGAGTCTCTCGGACCGGCTGGCGCGGGTTCGTCCGGCGCTGTTGCTGCGGCAGAGGCGTGAGGTGTTGAGTCAGTTGCAGCGCCGGCTGCGGGAGGAGACGCGCCGGCAGCTTGAATTGTGGCGCAGCGGACTTGGCATGCTGGACGCCCGATTGCGGCTGCTGGGGCCAGAGCAAGTGCTGGCCCGTGGCTATTCGATCACCATGGATGGGGCGACCGGCAAGGTCTTGCGCAAGGCGGGAGAGGTCAAAGCCGGTCAACGCCTGAAGACGCGGCTCAAAGTGGGTGAGGTCTTCAGTAAAGCGGAACAGTAA
- a CDS encoding immunoglobulin domain-containing protein, translated as MNVVARAGSLLLPGVLLASLNLLGQTPVVVQTNATLRVMASNLTSGNGQSYEAPGIRILQGLKPDIVAMQEFKYNGSTSDTQLRQLVDTAFGTSFHYYREPGGYSIPNGIVSRWPIISSGTWEDVDPGVNDRGFAWARIDIPGTNDLYVVSIHLKASGGGDNVSRRNAQAINLVNLINANFPANAWIVVAGDCNIHDSSEGAYQHLASNFSDSPIPTDAETGGDPDTNEGRDERYDYVFPSQSLSGKLIATTIGSRTFPKGLVFDSAVYSPLNEVSPVLSGDSHMSGMQHMGVMRTFNVTYYVTNYVTNPPSIALHPQSQTVVRGNNATFTVTADGTAQLAYQWRFGSTNIAGATTTSFTRVNSQPADAGVYCVVVTNSAGSVTSSNATLTVIIPPAIVTQPSTQVVSLGANATFTVAADGTAPLAYQWRFGSTNIAGATTTSFTRMNSQPADAGVYCVVVTNSAGSVTSSNATLNIVVPPAIIAHPSAQAASQGTHATFTVVATGTDPLSYQWRFNATDLIGANASGYTRTNIQPADMGDYSVVISNAAGTATSSNASLTLIVPAPTLQMTSPEIIQWQGLSNFLYTVQANTNLQDTNWLNVGTASAPETSVSFTNQADAPQRFYRVVCP; from the coding sequence ATGAATGTTGTTGCTCGGGCCGGGAGTCTTCTGCTTCCCGGCGTCTTACTTGCATCGTTGAATCTCCTTGGCCAAACGCCCGTCGTAGTCCAAACGAACGCGACCTTACGGGTCATGGCGTCCAATCTCACCTCCGGAAACGGCCAGAGCTACGAGGCGCCGGGCATCCGGATCTTGCAGGGCCTGAAACCCGATATTGTTGCCATGCAGGAGTTCAAATACAACGGCAGCACCTCTGATACCCAGCTCCGCCAGCTTGTGGATACGGCTTTTGGCACCAGTTTTCACTATTATCGCGAACCGGGCGGCTACAGCATTCCCAATGGCATTGTCAGCCGCTGGCCCATCATTAGCAGCGGCACCTGGGAGGATGTGGACCCCGGCGTAAACGACCGCGGCTTTGCCTGGGCCAGGATAGACATTCCGGGCACAAACGACCTATACGTCGTCAGCATTCACCTCAAAGCCAGCGGTGGCGGTGATAACGTCAGCCGGCGCAATGCTCAAGCAATCAACCTGGTCAACCTCATCAACGCCAATTTCCCCGCCAACGCCTGGATTGTCGTAGCGGGCGATTGTAATATTCATGACTCATCGGAAGGAGCTTACCAGCACCTCGCCAGCAACTTCTCCGACAGCCCGATCCCCACAGACGCCGAAACGGGGGGCGATCCGGACACCAACGAAGGCCGAGACGAACGTTACGATTACGTCTTCCCCAGCCAGAGCCTCAGCGGCAAGCTCATTGCCACCACGATTGGCTCCCGCACATTCCCCAAGGGATTGGTCTTCGATTCTGCCGTTTACTCCCCTTTGAACGAAGTCTCTCCCGTGCTATCAGGCGATTCCCACATGAGCGGTATGCAGCACATGGGAGTGATGAGGACATTCAACGTGACCTATTACGTGACGAACTACGTCACCAATCCTCCATCCATTGCCCTCCACCCGCAAAGCCAGACCGTGGTTCGGGGCAACAACGCCACTTTCACCGTCACAGCCGATGGTACCGCACAGCTCGCCTACCAGTGGCGGTTTGGCTCGACCAATATTGCGGGAGCAACCACGACCAGCTTCACGCGTGTGAATTCACAGCCGGCGGATGCGGGGGTTTACTGCGTTGTTGTAACCAATTCCGCGGGAAGTGTAACCAGCTCGAACGCAACTCTCACCGTCATCATTCCCCCAGCTATCGTTACCCAGCCCTCGACTCAGGTTGTCAGCTTGGGAGCCAATGCCACCTTCACTGTGGCGGCCGATGGCACCGCACCGCTCGCTTACCAATGGCGGTTTGGCTCGACCAACATTGCGGGAGCAACCACGACCAGTTTCACGCGTATGAATTCACAGCCAGCCGATGCAGGGGTTTACTGCGTTGTTGTAACCAATTCCGCGGGAAGTGTAACCAGCTCGAACGCAACGCTTAACATCGTCGTTCCGCCGGCTATCATTGCCCACCCCTCGGCTCAAGCCGCCAGCCAGGGCACTCATGCCACGTTCACCGTCGTCGCCACCGGCACCGATCCGCTGAGCTATCAATGGCGGTTTAACGCCACGGACCTTATAGGCGCAAATGCCAGCGGATATACGCGGACCAACATTCAACCCGCCGACATGGGTGACTATTCTGTGGTAATCTCTAACGCTGCCGGCACCGCGACCAGCTCAAATGCCTCGCTCACCTTGATCGTCCCCGCACCGACCCTGCAAATGACATCGCCGGAAATCATCCAGTGGCAGGGCCTCAGCAACTTCCTTTACACTGTCCAGGCAAATACCAATCTCCAGGACACAAACTGGCTCAATGTGGGCACGGCCTCGGCTCCGGAGACAAGCGTCTCCTTCACGAACCAGGCCGATGCACCGCAGCGTTTCTATCGCGTAGTTTGTCCCTGA
- the xseB gene encoding exodeoxyribonuclease VII small subunit: MPRAPKNAGQSNPAEASSLPFEEALKQLETIVAAMESEDLPLETLLAKYEEGTRLARTCQEKLAEAELRIQMLEKAAAGDLKLKPLALPDSADE; encoded by the coding sequence GTGCCGAGAGCGCCGAAGAACGCGGGTCAAAGCAATCCCGCCGAAGCCTCCAGTCTGCCGTTTGAGGAGGCTTTGAAGCAGCTGGAAACCATCGTCGCCGCGATGGAGTCTGAGGATTTGCCGCTGGAGACCTTGCTGGCTAAGTACGAGGAAGGCACACGGCTGGCCCGAACCTGCCAGGAAAAGCTGGCGGAGGCCGAGTTGAGGATCCAGATGCTGGAGAAGGCCGCCGCGGGCGACTTGAAACTGAAACCCCTGGCGTTGCCGGATAGCGCGGACGAATAG
- the dxs gene encoding 1-deoxy-D-xylulose-5-phosphate synthase, translated as MSQYLQTVDGPADVKKLTLEQLQHLAGEIRQELITVLARHGGHLGPNLGVVELTLALHYVFSTPHDKFLWDVSHQIYVHKLLTGRKARFDTIRTTDGLSGFALRSESKHDCYGAAHAGTALSAALGICAGRDQRGSDENVVAIFGDAALTNGISFEALNNIAQTTNRFIGILNDNEWGIAKNVGAISSYLNRLITHPSYNKLARDFERFVRRLPKGEIALKLAHKAEEGFKGAITDVGLRPSPSGIEMDGRGGYGSSLIFEEMGLRYLGPIDGHNLALLISTLEFAKTCDRPLVIHVLTQKGKGYEAALKNPEKFHGLGPYDVATGATVPALPGTPPNWQDVFGQALVKLCQKDNSLVGITAAMPSGTGLKHLEKAMPNRYYDVGIAEEHAVLFACGMATMGFHPVCAIYSTFLQRAYDCIVHDAALQDLPVIFCMDRAGLSAQDGPTHHGLFDISYVRSVPNCIAMAPKDEDELVDMMFTATQEPHPTFIRYPRGPAEGVPIKEQPQRIEIGKAEVLRDFAHSGGRKVALLPLGNMMALGREVMGQLTAEGYDVALINPRFVKPLDARVTELFGRTADLVVTMEDHVLIGGYGSAVLEVYNEKRIKTPVIQVGWPDKFIEHATTVEHLRSKYGLTVENTVARVRVEFANAAVDRLTPVAQVC; from the coding sequence ATGAGCCAATATCTGCAGACGGTGGATGGCCCAGCCGACGTCAAGAAGCTGACGTTGGAGCAACTGCAGCATCTGGCCGGCGAGATCCGGCAGGAACTCATCACCGTGCTGGCCCGGCATGGCGGCCACTTGGGACCCAACCTCGGCGTAGTGGAGCTGACGCTGGCGCTGCATTACGTCTTCAGCACGCCCCACGACAAGTTTCTCTGGGACGTGAGCCACCAGATTTATGTCCACAAGCTGTTGACCGGCCGCAAGGCGCGGTTCGACACCATTCGCACTACGGACGGCTTGAGCGGGTTCGCTTTGCGCTCGGAGAGCAAGCACGACTGCTATGGCGCGGCCCACGCCGGCACGGCTCTGTCTGCGGCTCTCGGCATTTGCGCCGGCCGCGACCAGCGCGGCAGCGATGAGAACGTGGTGGCGATTTTCGGCGACGCCGCCCTGACCAACGGCATATCGTTCGAGGCCCTGAACAATATCGCTCAGACGACGAACAGGTTCATCGGCATCCTGAACGACAATGAGTGGGGGATTGCCAAGAACGTCGGCGCGATCTCCAGCTACCTAAACCGCCTCATTACCCATCCGTCCTACAACAAGCTCGCCCGGGATTTCGAGCGTTTTGTCCGGCGTTTGCCCAAGGGGGAAATCGCCTTGAAGCTTGCGCACAAGGCGGAAGAGGGGTTCAAGGGCGCCATCACCGACGTGGGCCTCCGCCCCAGCCCCAGCGGGATTGAGATGGATGGCCGCGGTGGCTATGGCAGCAGCCTGATTTTCGAGGAAATGGGTCTGCGGTATCTGGGTCCCATTGACGGCCACAATCTTGCATTGCTTATCAGCACGCTGGAGTTTGCCAAGACTTGCGACCGGCCTCTCGTCATCCATGTGCTCACCCAAAAGGGCAAGGGCTACGAGGCGGCGCTCAAGAATCCCGAGAAGTTTCACGGGCTCGGTCCCTATGACGTGGCTACGGGGGCAACCGTGCCCGCGCTGCCTGGCACGCCACCGAACTGGCAGGACGTGTTTGGCCAGGCCCTGGTCAAGCTTTGCCAAAAGGACAACTCACTTGTTGGAATTACCGCCGCCATGCCCAGCGGCACCGGTTTGAAGCATCTGGAGAAAGCCATGCCTAACCGTTACTACGACGTGGGCATTGCCGAGGAGCACGCGGTCCTGTTCGCGTGCGGTATGGCGACCATGGGGTTCCACCCCGTCTGCGCGATTTACTCGACCTTTCTGCAGCGCGCTTATGATTGCATCGTCCACGACGCAGCGCTCCAGGATTTGCCGGTCATCTTCTGCATGGACCGGGCAGGGCTCTCAGCACAGGACGGCCCAACGCACCACGGCTTGTTCGACATTTCCTACGTCCGCTCTGTGCCTAACTGCATTGCGATGGCACCGAAGGACGAGGATGAACTGGTAGATATGATGTTCACGGCCACCCAGGAACCGCATCCGACCTTCATCCGTTATCCGCGCGGCCCTGCCGAGGGCGTACCAATCAAGGAGCAGCCCCAGCGGATCGAAATTGGCAAGGCGGAGGTCCTGCGCGACTTCGCCCACAGCGGAGGCCGCAAAGTGGCCCTCTTGCCGCTCGGGAATATGATGGCGTTGGGACGCGAGGTGATGGGGCAGTTGACGGCCGAAGGCTATGACGTGGCCCTCATCAATCCTCGTTTCGTCAAACCGCTGGATGCCAGAGTGACGGAGTTGTTCGGACGAACGGCGGACCTGGTGGTTACGATGGAGGACCACGTGTTGATAGGCGGTTACGGAAGCGCGGTGCTGGAGGTTTACAACGAAAAGCGGATCAAGACCCCCGTCATACAGGTTGGGTGGCCGGACAAGTTTATCGAGCACGCCACGACCGTCGAACACCTGCGGAGCAAGTATGGGCTCACCGTGGAGAACACCGTGGCCAGAGTGCGGGTCGAATTTGCTAACGCCGCCGTGGACCGCCTGACCCCGGTCGCGCAGGTCTGCTGA